Below is a window of Drosophila miranda strain MSH22 chromosome 3, D.miranda_PacBio2.1, whole genome shotgun sequence DNA.
GCAGTGCAACTGTGGGGACGCAGGAACGCAGCACTCAGCCGACGGCCttcagacccagacccagaccggTCCCGGCTGCCAGACGCAAACCTCCGAGAATGGcacccagagccagagccagagtggcAGTGGTAATTCTAGCCAGTCCCAGACCCAGTGCACTGGCTCCGACTGCGCTCCACTCACGCCCTTTCCACCGCTGTTCACCATGAAGCCAATGGAGCCCCTCACGTGGAAGCCATTGGAATGGGGGTCACTGCAACCCATTGCGCCGCTGaatgggcagcagcagcaacagcagcccgATGTAGCTTAAGCTCTTCAAATGATTGTCCGATTCAATAAAGGCAGGCGAGTTGAGTAGAAGCCCCAGCGTGTGGTCCATTGGGTCCACCTCACTGACATATCCAGTACGCTAGTTTTCAATTCGGTTTCATATAAAAATGTCGAATGGGCATCCACTATTTGCTCGGAACTAGGCCTGACTTAATTCCATTTTCAGGTTGCTCTTGACGGTCGGCCACCTCTGGCTAGGGTCAGGCCCTACACGAATTTTCCACGGGAGATTAGAGAAACCCAGGGAAAACTCTGATTCTCATTGCTTCTGAAGTGCGTTGAAATCCCATTTCGAGTGCTCACTGTAAATCAAAGCCCCATTAGGCTGCCAATAAGTCTCCAACCAGCGAGCGATTATAGATAGCAGAGCATTTACTGATATGGacaaaatatgtatgtactgaTACGATGTTGGCGCTTTTTTTATTACATTTAACTATTTTAAAGAGTAGATAAGAAGTATGGTGGTAATTAAAAAATACGTTCTGTCGGCTATACTGTAAGAAGGATACTCGTATTCGTACGAGTTCCTATATAAGTATAATTCGGAACAGTCAGCGTCCGATCAATTTAATATACTGAGACCAGAAGCTGTTGGCGGTAAAGAGGTATTATTTCAAAAGGCAATCAAAAATGATAAATGATAATTCCAGCCTCCCATTAGTTATAACATGACATAATCATGAAGAATAAACTCTTTTCCTTGGCTGcaatataaattaaaaatttctTAACAATTAAAACACCAAGAAAATTTTCTTTCAACTTCGGTTGAAGTTTCTTTTGTCATTGCTTTCATCAACTACTGAGAACCGAAAAAAATGCTTTAGTAACTTTGTGATTGAGTAATACTCCAGATGAATTTTATTTATCTCGAATTGCCTCCATGATTTTGCACAGTTTCGTGAACTTTTGCTCAACATTTACCCAGTGAGATTGACAGTTGGGCTGCATCAGAGGATGATGATGAATTCTCCCCGAAATGCTGTCTGTGGTTAAtgcagttttttgttttcttccCAGATAAAACTTTTGTAATGCGCCGAACTTTTACCGACTGTGGCAACCCATTGTGGCACCTCAGCGCGATGCGGCCGTGGGCGACGTGTGCAAGTAACTGTGGCAAAAGGCGCCACAATAATCAACGGCAGCCGTGGCAATCCGGCGGAGGATATCGTCAACGgttgatgttgatgttgatgttcGGGGTTGCTCCTCGTACTGCCGCCAGCTGGCTTTTAACTCATTTTCTGATTAAAATCTTGGCCATTAAGCGTGCAAGCTCAAATCGGGCTAACTTTTTTAATGGCACTGACAATAGTCGCTCCAGACCCTGCTCTAGCTTTCTGTACTCCCAATCTCCAATCCGTGCAATCTGCAGTGCGGCCGCAAAAAGGACGCGCGAAAATTGGCGCCTGCAACGAACGACGATGGTCACGACATGGCGCAGAATTCGgtgtaaaattaaattaaaactGCCAGCACAGCAGCAGATGGATCCGAGGCGGTGGGGAGACTGCGAAAATATTTGCGAGCCTTTAAGGAGAAGGCCAGATGGGCTGATAGTGAAAAACAGCATGAGGAGACGGCGCACCACCCTGGCAAAGGAGGAGCTGGTAGAGAACTCTCAGCGCCAGCTGTCAGCGGCTGCCAGGCCAACGATGTCAATTAGTTTTTGAAGCGAAGCTGACCCCCATCTCTTAGCCACCCCTGTCCTTTCCCACTCAAGTTGGCTTTAAGTTAATTGCACAAGATTTCACTTTGCTCTTGCCGTTCTCACATCCGTTTCCGCTACTCTCCGCTCAGCTCCGACACACCCAGCCGCCACCACCGACATTTTTAATCAAGTTAAAAGTTATTTTTAAATGGAGTGCGAGCGAAATATGCAAGTGCaatgcaaacatagcaaaggTCCTGCCGCTGGATCTgcatatgtatctgtatctgcatctgcagcACTGCATACAAAGTATTTATCATCTGATTATTTCGTGGCGCATTCGTGACCAGCTTGATTGCAGTGGCGGCATTTCGCCATTCCAGTTTCAGCGGCCTCTCCACATTTATATACAGAAATATATGGTTGCTCAAGCCTTTTTATGGCCTGTGTGCTTATTATTTTTAACTGTTTTCATCAGACTTAAATTCAATGAAACGGTAAAATTTTTTCCGagttaatttaattaattacaTACCAATGTTGGTGATGGCGGAATTTATTTATCAGTTAAGGCTAACTAAAAGTTAAGCAAGTGATGGTACAACGCAGCCGAGGGGAGAAATATTGCGAGATTGATAGATGGAGTCGATGATGCAAAGGATTGCAGTTTCAATGCGAAGTCGTGGGTGGGTTTCGTGGCAAAAGAAACGAATCTTGTAAGAGCTTGTTTTGAATTAAATGAAAACTTTTTAGGGTATTGCATAATTTCATTATGACTTCTTACTTTTTATCTTTGGTTTTAATGGATGAATAATATTTGCGCGCGTGCTCTCGCTCTTACTCTCCCTTTCACCTACCTTTCGCCATTCATTTGTCatttttttggctttttttttgtatttttaacGAATTATCTGTGGCAACAACCAGACAGAGATACTAtcgcaaacacacacacacagctatAGGAGCTCACTGAAGCACTCGCCGACTTACCTACGATGTTATTTTGGGTGCTTTACACCTGGAAAGCCTTTGATTGATGATGCGACCCATTGATAGGGGGCTCTAAACAGCCAcccgaccagcagcagcaccaaatCCCTTTCTGTCCAGCTAATTGGCGCTAAAGTAGCTGCcgtttaaaaatattttagcAAATTATGCTTGTATAGTTTTTTGGGGTTTTTTTTAGAATTTGGCTAATTATGCTCTCAAAGTGAAGCCAACTGAACCATGGCTTAGCCTTTCGTTCCAGGCTGGCCGGCTCCGGTATGGTATGGTCTCGTCTGAGCTAATTAGAGCAGCCAACGTTAATTGCAATTTGCAATGATTCCCCCGGGGTAGGGGTGGGCAGAGGACCAGTGGGCGACGGGAGAACAGATGTGCGGCGCGTTACATAGATGTCGCATCAACTCTTATAGCTGTTGCTGTCGCCGCTGCTGGCGTTGTCACGTTTTTGGTGGCTGCTTTTCCGTATGACTCCATTGCGAGCATTGCCACAGATGTTGCACTTGCCACACGATTTGCAGTTACGTGCGAGAGGGACATGCAGACAGAGAGCGAGATGAAGAGAGCTGCACTGTAACCGAATCTTGTCTGAACCGAAAATCTTCTAATTTTCTACTGCAGTGATTTCGCATGCATAGAGAGTGCATGCCTCAGCACTGGCACTTGCACGGTACgagcacgggcacgggcacgggcacggcgAAGGGTCTCACTGATTTATGCGCATCAATAAGTTTCCAGAGTTGCCGATACTTATGCGAAATGTGCCGCAATGAGACGTGGACCCGACCGGGGCACGTTCGCCTGCAGTGGCAGATAGATACTCTGGCAGCGACTCCCAGCTGCTAAAATAATGATTTGCATTTCGATCTGGGGCTGAAATTCGATTTGAGGTTGACCAGCGAGGGAGAGGAAGGAATAACGCAACACAGTTCTTGGGACTAATGAGAATAACCCCCACAGCCAACTTCCTCCGACCCCGTCTGCTTATCGCCTCGCTTTGGGAAGGGATGGAAAGCCAAATTCCCAGCCAAATAATTCATTTTCACTGCTTTGTTTGTTGCCCACGTTTATGGCCACCGCTTATCTTAATGGGTCAAAGGTTATGGCCAGCCTTGAGATGAGACAGTCCGCCAAACTTCCGTTGCCCAAATGCTCACCACGGAACCCCAACCACTGACCACCAGAATCGGCTTTACTTCTGCATTCAAACAGCGCACTGCGGGCGGTCCAAGGAGGCGCCGTGCGCCCAGCCAGAGATTAGGCGTGTTTATAAATAGATTTATGGATCGTCAGTGGGAGAACCTTTTAGCCCCCAGCCCTAAGCACAGTTCCAACCATAGCTCGATGTGGCAATAAACACGCCATAGAGCCACTGCAACTACATGAGCGGCATTTAATAAAGACGAAACCAAGAAATCTGTATTCCGACTATGCGATACCCGGGAACTACCAAAGAAATCCTCTTTGTTTAGTAATTATTGGACTGTacatttttaatatatttatcaCTATGGATGAACTCGTTCATACTGATAGGTAGACAGGGCTAAAGCCAATAGATCCCATGCATATATGCGATCGGGACGCCCTTCCCTCTGTCtgctacatacatacattggTACAGAAAGCAGATACTCCTACTACACACTACGAGCACCGCATAACGAGTATAATTACGTTATTTTCGACTGTCGTCTACTGGAGCCGAGCACTCAGCCTCATAGAGCCACACATGGCaagctccactccactccactcgacTCAACTTAACTCATTTGCTAAATCAAGCATGCACCACTTAAATTTTCATTAGACTGTTTTCCGTATGCTCACATGCTGTGGCCTGCATTTGCAGCtcatgctgctgctccttctcgTAAGTCGAAACAGAACCGCAGTGTGTGCGCACTTTGTCTTAATGATGTTAAAGTGAATTTAAACTTACGTGATTTTTACGTGAGCGCCAGTAATTGGCGCCGCACTTGCACATACAGTCATGACCGGCAAAAAGGTGAATGCGCTAAGTAGAAGCCAATGCAGTTTTTCATGAACTGTAAGAAACTAAACTAGAAATAGTTTGTGTGATATAAAAAATTATCAAATAATAATTGTAAGGATTAGGAATATTCTATAAAAATATTGAAGTCACGCATTTCTGATAAATTTTTTGTAATAAGCTTTACTTGCATGAATTAAATAGATTTTTTCAGAGTGTATGCATAGTTGCCTTCCTCCGTCCAGAGCTGTGAGTCATATCTCTGATATGGTGTCATCATTCAGCGAGCGGCGGAGATTTTTGGTGAGGAGCTCCTGCGGCACATGTGCTCACGTATTGGCCATAAATATTAGGGTTAAGGGCGGGCATCGCCAGCCTGGCATATTGGCAATGCCATAGCGAAATCAAACCATAAATTTAACACGTTTCAGCTTTTGCAGGCGGGCAGTGACAAAGACACCGACAGAGGGATGAGGGGGTAGACAGCCGCCGAGTGCcgtgcacacacatatattaCGTTACGTATACGCAACGGTGTCTGTCGCCGCGTTAACTGCCAGCCACGTCGCGGCTAAAGCCACGTGCCAGCTGATGCCGTTTCTCCAGGAGAGGCATTTAATTTGCTGAAACATCCTGCCAGCCATTTTTACCTTCCGTTCCTCCTCTAGGCTGCTATTTAGCCAGGTGAAGGGGGTACGCTGACCAAATCGAAGAGCCATTTCCCATTCGGTAAAGCCACAGAATCGGAATCAGGACCAGCATCCAGCATCCATTGGCAGCCTGTCAGTGCCTGgctgttcctgctgctgcttctggcgATGATGCAGGTCCCCGATTCTGTCAAGGATACGCAGCCTTCGGCCTCCTAGCTGCCTCATGCCTGACTGCCTCTTCCTGTTGCTCCGTGGCCTTCGACGGCAGCCAATGCGCTTACTTCCCATGCGAGTGTAGTTGGGTACATGTGGGTTAATTCCGTTTCACTCCGGttaaacacacacacttagCGGGGAAACCACGAGAGATGGAGAGCGAGAgggaacgagagagagagagagagaaaaagagagagagagagagagagaaaaggagaaatgggGAGTGAGTTTAATCATGGCATCGCACTTCAAGAAGGGATTTGCAGCTTAAAATCGGATTTACCACGCCCAAGCGACGCCTAACCGAGCTTATCGAATTGTTCTCATTATCGTTCAGATTTTAGTGGGCCAAGGAAATTAATTTCGTGAGTAAACCTGTGTGGATGTAGGCACCTGACATGTAATTACTAAGCCAGCCAGGCTCCCTCCCTAAAGCATGTGGCATCCATAATCATCATCAAGGATACCTGTCTGGCCATACACAGCACTTGGAGTACTCTCATGTAAGTATATTGAAGAGTTTGTTGGTTGATGGTTGAATAGCAGCTTTGCTGCTTCATCGTCTTGGGCTTGACTTGAAATTTTTCACCAACTAAAAGCAATCTCGTTAATTTCGTTAAAGCAAAAGCATCTCAGATCTGCGCAAATCCCCATTAAGCCCTTACAATCGTTCGAGTCCATACATTTATATTAGGCCATACATTATTATGGTTTCATTTCGGTTGTCGATAAAATGGTTTGACAACAAGCGGATTTCGTGGCATCAAATCCGGCTCAGAGGCCCGAGCACACATGCTTCTCGCACTCGGGGGTCGTTTGTCCTTTGCTAGTTACTCTAACCAAATATTGCCATTATTATAATGAGTATTGGGACATTGGAAGTTTGGTATTTTGTGGAACTTTTACTTCTGCACAAAATCAAAACAAATTACCACGATCAACAACAATTGTCATTCGTTATCCTATTAACGCTGCTACTGCTACACCACAGACTGTGGCAACATTCCGGAATCCAGCAATGAATTATAGACAAAGGCCAATGCCAGCACTCCCGACAAGAATTTCCAAGTAATAAAGCAATAAATGCCAATGTCGAGGCCCTGGTTCGGCTTGAGTCGAGGAAAAACTTTCCAGCAAACTCGCCCACAAAATGTACTCTCACATAGCTGCTGTCCCTCTCCTCTTCCAGGTTGTATATGTGATAAATTCCTGACAAATTGATATAAGTAGAAATTATGTACGAGCAGAACCAGATAATGGTCTGTGGTTGTGCGAATTCCTCCCGATAATCAGCAACAGCTGCCAGGAAATGATAATGCGAGCCAAACGCCTGTGCATCCTATACATTCAAAAGGACACGGCTCATCGACGGTTGGTCATTGTGACCGGTTGTCGGGAGTGGGAAAATACTAGCGGAAATAGTATTTATGTAAAGCATGATACAGGTATAGATTTGCAGAATAGTATCAATAGTAAATAAGAAAATTTAGTTTTGTTAATATTGTCCAGAAAATTGTGTCGTTGAAAGATCAATCCGTTTTCAATTAATTCTGAATTGGTTTGCCAAAACACTTCCATCGGTCACACTGACTAATATATCAACGATTTCCACTAGAAGCATGAAGAGAAATGATAAATACTAAAATTCGAAATGGGTTGAGTCCAGACGTCCATGGATAtcctcgtttttgtttgcagACAACTCTCGTTTCTGTTAAATTT
It encodes the following:
- the LOC108158346 gene encoding uncharacterized protein LOC108158346; translated protein: MKGHQRSFALPVVVVVVAVAIAGLCVLSGLNAAPLDVQCNCGDAGTQHSADGLQTQTQTGPGCQTQTSENGTQSQSQSGSGNSSQSQTQCTGSDCAPLTPFPPLFTMKPMEPLTWKPLEWGSLQPIAPLNGQQQQQQPDVA